A region from the Melioribacter roseus P3M-2 genome encodes:
- the pgl gene encoding 6-phosphogluconolactonase, whose translation MAKENLTIINDIAEVAKESVDYINSQLENFTPERYFTIALAGGNTPKKLFRHIAENYATALPWNRIKLFWGDERCVPPDINESNFKMTYDNLIKFIDIPPENIFRIKGENNPDEEAFNYSIALGQNLRSRNGLPSFDLIMLGLGEDGHTASIFPGRLDLFASDEYCATAIHPDTGQKRITITGKIINNAAKVAFLVTGVKKAKVVSEILYRVPGADKYPAYFVNPVNGKLRWILDAEAASVL comes from the coding sequence ATGGCTAAAGAAAATCTGACAATCATTAATGATATAGCGGAAGTTGCCAAGGAGTCCGTTGATTATATTAATAGTCAACTCGAGAATTTTACGCCCGAAAGATATTTTACCATAGCTCTCGCAGGAGGCAATACCCCGAAAAAATTATTCAGACACATAGCGGAAAACTACGCTACAGCTCTGCCGTGGAACAGGATTAAACTATTTTGGGGCGACGAGAGATGTGTGCCGCCGGACATCAACGAAAGCAATTTCAAAATGACATACGATAATTTGATAAAATTCATCGACATACCCCCGGAAAATATTTTCAGAATAAAAGGCGAGAACAATCCCGATGAGGAAGCGTTTAATTACTCGATAGCCCTGGGACAAAATTTACGTTCCAGAAACGGACTCCCCTCTTTCGATTTAATAATGTTAGGCTTGGGCGAGGACGGGCATACCGCCTCGATTTTTCCCGGTCGGTTGGATTTATTCGCCTCAGACGAATATTGCGCCACTGCAATTCATCCGGATACAGGGCAAAAAAGAATTACTATAACAGGCAAAATAATCAATAATGCGGCAAAGGTGGCGTTTCTTGTAACAGGCGTTAAAAAGGCAAAGGTTGTAAGCGAAATTCTGTATCGCGTGCCGGGAGCCGATAAATACCCCGCTTATTTTGTAAATCCCGTCAACGGTAAATTAAGATGGATTCTTGACGCAGAAGCCGCGAGCGTATTATAA
- a CDS encoding HAMP domain-containing sensor histidine kinase produces the protein MALFFNTFRKKIILTFSLILAAISVFIYFYFPSVIIEEQTKSLKNKANELAEITVYGISAAVGFRDHDALVEGIEPIVQDNNILYVVIHLGKSDSVYYAYNYRIASENDYLRVEGIGYRDNLFKIKKEILFEGYKEGDLYLGYSFDEINNTISRVRRNIAMISLLVFGIGIFAAWLMGGILVRPMVHLSEVAQHIAAGKHTERAEIDTKDEIGKLAASFNEMTDKLITTNKKLEKINEDLEKIVAERTKELVEAKEAAEESDRMKSIFLAQMSHEIRTPITTILSYLSLIKEEFVSKDCGNEDVAGFFNSIDKGVVRLLNTIDSILHMSQLQAGNYKPKYMRIALYRDVLINLINEFKIKAEQKGLSLELDVSDSEIYVVADKYSLTQVFANLIDNSIKYTNKGYVKVYLLKKSADKITMVVEDSGIGISEEFLKIIFSPFTQEEMGYTRSYDGTGLGMALVKNYCEINNIDISIKSKKGEGTIVFLDIKIEE, from the coding sequence ATGGCGCTCTTTTTCAATACATTCCGGAAAAAAATTATTCTCACATTCTCGTTAATCCTGGCCGCCATTTCTGTGTTTATCTATTTTTATTTTCCTTCCGTTATAATTGAAGAGCAAACCAAGTCGCTAAAAAACAAAGCCAATGAATTAGCGGAAATTACGGTTTACGGTATTAGCGCCGCGGTAGGATTCAGGGATCACGACGCTCTCGTAGAAGGAATCGAACCGATTGTACAGGATAATAATATTCTCTATGTTGTAATTCATCTGGGAAAGAGCGATTCCGTTTATTATGCGTATAATTACCGGATAGCCAGCGAAAATGATTATTTAAGAGTCGAAGGAATCGGATATAGAGATAACCTGTTCAAAATCAAAAAAGAAATATTATTCGAGGGTTACAAAGAAGGCGACCTCTATTTAGGTTATTCTTTCGATGAAATTAATAATACTATCTCTCGTGTACGCAGGAATATAGCAATGATCAGCCTGCTCGTTTTCGGGATCGGTATTTTTGCGGCTTGGCTTATGGGCGGAATACTGGTTAGACCGATGGTGCATCTCTCGGAAGTCGCTCAACATATAGCGGCTGGTAAACATACCGAAAGGGCGGAGATCGACACAAAGGATGAAATTGGCAAGCTTGCCGCTTCTTTTAACGAAATGACAGATAAGTTAATTACTACTAATAAAAAGCTGGAAAAAATTAACGAAGATCTTGAAAAAATCGTAGCGGAACGTACCAAAGAGCTTGTTGAAGCAAAAGAAGCAGCCGAAGAATCCGATAGAATGAAATCGATTTTTCTGGCTCAAATGTCGCACGAAATTCGTACGCCCATTACAACCATTCTCAGTTATTTGTCACTTATTAAGGAAGAATTTGTTTCGAAAGATTGCGGGAATGAAGATGTAGCCGGCTTCTTCAATTCGATTGACAAAGGCGTAGTGCGTCTGTTGAATACAATCGATTCGATACTCCACATGTCCCAGCTGCAGGCAGGGAACTATAAACCAAAATATATGCGGATAGCCCTTTATCGAGACGTCCTGATAAATTTAATTAATGAATTCAAAATAAAAGCCGAACAAAAGGGTTTATCGTTGGAACTCGACGTTTCCGATTCGGAAATATATGTTGTCGCAGATAAATATTCTTTAACGCAAGTCTTTGCGAATCTGATCGACAATTCGATTAAGTATACAAATAAAGGATACGTAAAAGTTTATTTATTAAAAAAATCAGCAGATAAAATCACAATGGTCGTCGAAGATTCGGGTATAGGAATTTCGGAAGAATTCCTGAAGATTATTTTTAGTCCGTTCACGCAGGAAGAGATGGGATACACCCGCAGCTACGACGGAACAGGGCTCGGTATGGCTCTGGTAAAGAACTATTGTGAAATCAACAATATTGACATCAGTATTAAGAGTAAAAAAGGAGAAGGCACAATCGTATTTCTCGATATAAAGATCGAAGAATAA
- a CDS encoding YfiR family protein: MTVPADIQASVIPKILLMNKNLRNDYNRNVKLVILYSGKQRNSEWVMNEMTRSLESDSYQYSDIISEIIPVDLSYESNLEDILKDPDIAAVYFTPMRGIDIGKIASLCKEYKKMTIGGIPSYNDYGVTVTFDSRNNKLLININTEAAKEEGVQFSAHLLKIANIVR, from the coding sequence ATGACCGTTCCGGCTGATATCCAGGCGTCTGTGATACCCAAAATTTTGTTGATGAATAAAAATTTGCGAAACGATTATAACCGTAATGTGAAACTTGTTATATTATATAGCGGCAAACAGAGAAATTCGGAATGGGTTATGAATGAAATGACTCGTTCTTTGGAATCCGATTCGTATCAATATTCCGATATAATAAGTGAAATAATTCCGGTTGATTTATCCTACGAAAGCAATCTGGAAGATATTTTGAAAGACCCCGATATAGCCGCAGTTTATTTTACACCTATGAGAGGAATCGATATCGGCAAGATTGCCTCATTGTGTAAGGAATATAAAAAGATGACTATCGGCGGAATCCCAAGTTATAACGATTATGGCGTAACGGTTACATTCGACAGCAGGAATAACAAATTGCTGATAAACATCAATACGGAAGCTGCAAAGGAAGAAGGCGTACAATTCAGCGCGCACTTACTTAAAATAGCTAATATTGTAAGGTAA
- a CDS encoding TonB-dependent receptor plug domain-containing protein — protein sequence MPAQRLTLYTSIALIFISIELSAQVDTPGVALDTLFTVDLPETENVDAASKYSQPSFEAPTSITIVGSEEIENYGYTTVNELLKAQRGFYETYSRQYTTIGIRGFNRVNDYNSRILVLFDGHRLNIFDGAPLGSDLSFDISNIERVEIIRGPGSALYGTNAMLGIINIIPKKNEDLKITGRYGSFDSKKLSFNGGRAITDKFGFSVNATLYDSKGEDLYYEEYDSEETNYGIAQNLDYEKTYGIYGRLYYSDLELKAFISFRRKGNPTGSFFSEFNKKSETVDKYQFLELSHKMNLSYDKFIRTRLFYDMYDFNGLYYVNLFGFNGHGSAQNLARSVGFEAQFIWDILQNNRIITGIEYKHDLEKKIYMGMPGITVLNINHHMDQFSYFIQNEYQYSSRLSFYAGLRIDTYNPTHDLFNAGRTVLNPRFSINYAYDEDNIFRLSYGVAFRENNIYERYIEVPFLYKKNTDLKAERIYTTEVSWEQRLSRKLKSLATLYHYNMTNLVDVEYHAEGGYYQYRNIGEAETFGVELETSANLSEGWSGFIRYSYQYTTDQDERRLSNSPEHLLKAGVTKNINRYFNIALEYQFESARITNYGNKTNSVHYAQANLYSGVTENLRISLLVRNLFNSSIRYPSGLQFRQDTILQPGRNYLFTIEYIIK from the coding sequence ATGCCAGCTCAGAGGTTGACGCTTTATACCAGTATTGCGCTTATTTTTATAAGTATTGAACTTAGCGCTCAGGTCGATACGCCAGGCGTGGCGCTAGATACCTTGTTTACCGTCGATTTACCGGAAACGGAAAACGTAGACGCCGCGTCAAAATACTCGCAACCATCTTTTGAAGCTCCCACTTCAATTACAATAGTCGGCTCCGAAGAAATAGAAAACTACGGTTATACTACCGTCAATGAATTGTTGAAAGCTCAGCGCGGTTTCTACGAAACTTATTCCCGCCAGTATACTACAATCGGCATACGAGGTTTCAACAGGGTTAATGATTATAACAGCAGAATACTTGTACTCTTCGACGGGCACAGATTAAATATTTTCGACGGCGCCCCTTTGGGTTCGGATTTGTCGTTTGATATAAGCAATATCGAGCGTGTGGAAATCATTCGGGGACCCGGTTCTGCATTATACGGCACGAATGCAATGCTTGGGATTATTAACATAATTCCGAAAAAAAACGAAGATCTAAAAATTACGGGACGCTACGGCTCTTTTGATTCGAAAAAATTGTCGTTCAATGGAGGCAGAGCAATTACTGATAAATTCGGATTCAGCGTCAATGCAACTCTCTACGACTCGAAAGGCGAAGACCTTTATTACGAAGAATACGATTCGGAAGAAACTAATTACGGCATCGCTCAAAACCTGGATTATGAAAAAACATATGGGATTTATGGGCGCCTCTATTATTCCGATCTGGAATTGAAAGCTTTTATATCGTTCCGAAGAAAAGGGAATCCTACCGGTTCGTTTTTCTCGGAATTCAATAAGAAATCCGAGACGGTAGATAAATATCAATTCCTCGAACTAAGCCATAAAATGAATCTTTCCTACGATAAATTTATCAGAACCAGATTATTCTATGACATGTATGATTTCAACGGTCTCTATTATGTGAATCTGTTCGGTTTCAACGGACACGGCTCGGCGCAGAATTTAGCCAGGTCGGTTGGGTTCGAAGCGCAATTTATATGGGATATCTTGCAGAACAACAGAATAATTACCGGCATTGAATACAAACATGACCTGGAAAAAAAGATTTATATGGGGATGCCGGGCATAACCGTTTTGAATATTAACCATCATATGGATCAATTCTCCTATTTTATTCAAAACGAATATCAATATTCTTCCAGGCTATCTTTCTATGCAGGACTCAGAATAGACACATATAATCCCACTCATGATCTTTTTAATGCCGGTAGAACTGTATTAAATCCGAGGTTCAGCATAAATTATGCATATGACGAAGATAATATTTTCAGATTGTCCTACGGCGTTGCTTTCAGAGAAAATAATATTTACGAAAGGTATATAGAAGTGCCTTTCCTTTATAAAAAGAATACGGATTTGAAGGCGGAAAGAATTTATACAACCGAAGTATCATGGGAACAAAGATTATCAAGAAAATTAAAATCTCTCGCAACGCTTTATCATTACAACATGACAAACCTTGTTGATGTGGAATATCATGCAGAGGGCGGGTATTATCAGTACAGGAATATTGGGGAAGCCGAAACGTTCGGAGTGGAATTGGAAACTTCTGCAAATCTGTCTGAGGGCTGGAGCGGTTTTATCCGATATTCTTATCAGTATACAACGGATCAAGATGAAAGACGGTTGAGCAACTCTCCCGAACATTTGCTTAAAGCGGGAGTTACAAAAAATATTAACAGATACTTCAATATTGCCCTGGAGTACCAGTTTGAATCAGCGAGGATTACTAACTACGGCAACAAAACAAATTCAGTCCATTATGCGCAGGCGAATCTCTATTCCGGGGTTACGGAAAATCTTCGAATCTCACTGCTTGTAAGAAATCTTTTTAATTCGTCTATTAGATACCCTTCCGGATTGCAGTTCAGGCAGGATACAATTTTGCAGCCGGGAAGAAATTACCTGTTTACAATCGAGTATATAATTAAGTAA
- the tadA gene encoding tRNA adenosine(34) deaminase TadA, translating into MIFPEFVYKNMFSALQEAEKAFEDNEVPVGAVVVYQNKIIGRGYNQTERLKDPTAHAEMIAITSAANYLSDWRLNECDIYITAEPCIMCTGALLLSRIKTIYFGAYEPKFGACGSLHNLIETGNYNHQPKVYSGIYENESRALLEEFFRRKRNPKS; encoded by the coding sequence ATGATTTTTCCTGAATTCGTTTACAAGAATATGTTTTCCGCATTGCAGGAAGCAGAAAAGGCATTCGAGGATAACGAAGTGCCGGTCGGCGCGGTGGTCGTTTATCAAAATAAAATAATCGGAAGGGGCTACAATCAAACCGAACGGCTCAAAGACCCGACCGCCCACGCAGAAATGATAGCAATAACTTCCGCCGCCAATTATTTAAGCGACTGGCGACTGAATGAATGCGACATTTATATTACAGCCGAACCGTGTATTATGTGCACGGGAGCGCTCCTTCTCTCCAGAATAAAAACAATATATTTCGGCGCTTACGAACCGAAATTCGGCGCCTGCGGTTCGCTCCATAATTTAATCGAGACCGGTAACTATAACCATCAACCCAAAGTTTATTCCGGTATTTACGAAAACGAATCGAGAGCGTTACTGGAAGAATTTTTCAGGAGAAAACGAAACCCGAAAAGCTAA
- a CDS encoding adenylate kinase, producing the protein MQIIIFGAPGVGKGTQAKILASKLNLAHISTGDILREAIKNETELGLKAKEIVQSGGLVPDEIVGGIVKETLQQEKCKNGFILDGFPRTLPQAEILTRILSELNNEKLYLIKLEADDDVIVSRLSNRLVCSKCGYIINKDALKDNAKCPSCGAENSFVKRKDDEEEVIKNRLKVYHETTEPVFEYYQDKAEIIEVDGTKSIEEVSRAILDKLNSN; encoded by the coding sequence ATGCAGATAATAATTTTCGGAGCCCCCGGAGTGGGCAAAGGAACACAAGCTAAAATTCTGGCTTCCAAATTAAATCTGGCTCATATTTCTACGGGCGACATTTTACGAGAAGCAATCAAAAACGAAACCGAACTCGGTCTTAAGGCAAAGGAAATTGTCCAGAGCGGCGGACTGGTTCCGGATGAAATTGTAGGCGGTATTGTGAAAGAAACGCTCCAGCAGGAAAAATGCAAAAACGGATTTATTCTGGACGGATTTCCGAGAACTCTTCCCCAAGCTGAAATACTAACCAGAATTCTTTCCGAATTAAATAACGAAAAATTGTATCTCATAAAACTCGAAGCGGACGACGATGTTATTGTCAGTCGTCTTTCGAACAGGCTTGTATGCAGCAAATGCGGATATATTATCAATAAAGACGCCCTGAAAGACAATGCCAAATGCCCTTCGTGCGGCGCCGAAAACAGTTTTGTTAAAAGAAAAGACGACGAGGAAGAGGTAATCAAAAACAGACTGAAAGTATACCACGAAACAACCGAACCGGTTTTCGAATATTACCAAGACAAAGCCGAAATTATCGAAGTGGACGGCACAAAATCGATCGAAGAAGTAAGCCGGGCAATTCTCGATAAATTAAATAGTAATTGA
- the ftsE gene encoding cell division ATP-binding protein FtsE gives MLIFNHVDFSYPNQPVFQDLNLQVEQGEFVFLIGKSGIGKSTLLKLIYMDCFPNSGYVQVGEFSSDSIKKKNIPFLRRKIGVIFQDFQLLNDRNVYDNLAFVLEVTGTPRKEIKRRIIHALSEVGLTHKQTNMPEELSGGEKQRVAIARAIINDPFLILADEPTGNLDPETADEILSILKKINSRGTSVIFATHNYELIRAYNAKILKLDNGKAVKVVLKKKEN, from the coding sequence ATGTTAATATTTAATCATGTCGATTTTTCATATCCCAATCAGCCTGTGTTTCAGGATTTGAACCTTCAGGTGGAGCAGGGCGAATTCGTTTTTCTAATAGGCAAAAGCGGCATCGGAAAATCGACTCTTTTGAAATTGATTTATATGGATTGTTTCCCAAATTCAGGTTACGTACAGGTGGGCGAGTTTTCTTCCGATTCGATTAAAAAGAAAAATATCCCTTTTCTCAGAAGAAAAATCGGCGTAATCTTTCAGGACTTTCAATTATTGAACGACCGCAATGTGTACGACAATCTTGCATTCGTTCTCGAAGTAACCGGAACGCCTAGGAAAGAAATTAAAAGGCGAATAATTCATGCACTTTCGGAAGTCGGTTTAACTCACAAACAGACGAATATGCCGGAGGAATTATCCGGCGGAGAAAAACAAAGAGTAGCAATAGCAAGAGCCATTATAAACGACCCGTTTTTGATTTTGGCGGACGAGCCGACGGGTAATTTAGATCCGGAAACAGCCGATGAAATTCTATCTATTTTGAAAAAAATTAATTCGCGCGGCACCTCGGTAATATTTGCCACTCATAATTACGAATTGATACGGGCATATAACGCAAAGATTTTAAAACTGGATAACGGCAAGGCTGTTAAGGTGGTTTTGAAGAAAAAAGAAAATTAA
- a CDS encoding methyltransferase domain-containing protein: protein MNDKTAPQYSALAKIYAHLMRSIDYKDWAEYLLEIAAELDTEKFRALELAAGSGELSRLLSNKFADYVATDYSINMLKLINAPVKIVCCDMTSLPFKNKYNFIFSTFDSINYLLNKDKLKKLFAEVERCLDSPGIFTFDVSLEPNSIKHAKYLNRKGKVGKIRYIQKSYYDREEKIHYNNFEIIMEDGTKYYEEHRQRIYAMEEYLEAIDESGLYVENCFDAFTFDDVRNDSERAQFILKKKPC from the coding sequence ATGAACGATAAAACCGCTCCGCAATACTCCGCATTGGCTAAAATTTATGCGCATCTGATGCGTTCTATCGACTATAAAGACTGGGCGGAATATTTATTGGAAATTGCGGCGGAGCTCGATACCGAAAAATTCAGAGCGCTAGAACTGGCCGCGGGCTCCGGGGAATTGTCTCGTCTTTTATCGAATAAATTTGCCGATTACGTCGCAACCGACTATTCAATCAATATGCTGAAGTTGATTAACGCGCCCGTCAAAATTGTCTGCTGCGATATGACGTCGCTTCCTTTTAAGAATAAATATAATTTTATTTTTTCAACTTTCGACAGCATTAATTATCTTTTGAATAAAGATAAACTAAAAAAATTATTCGCCGAAGTAGAGAGATGTTTGGATTCTCCAGGCATCTTTACATTTGACGTTAGTCTCGAACCCAACAGCATAAAACATGCAAAATACCTTAACAGGAAAGGGAAAGTCGGTAAAATCAGGTATATTCAGAAAAGCTATTATGACAGAGAAGAGAAAATTCACTACAACAATTTTGAAATTATTATGGAAGACGGAACGAAATATTACGAAGAACACCGGCAGAGAATTTATGCCATGGAAGAATATCTGGAAGCCATAGATGAAAGCGGACTGTATGTTGAAAACTGTTTCGACGCTTTTACATTTGACGATGTGCGGAATGATTCCGAAAGAGCGCAATTTATTTTAAAGAAAAAGCCATGTTAA
- the pdxA gene encoding 4-hydroxythreonine-4-phosphate dehydrogenase PdxA, which translates to MSKFAITCGDINGIGPEIILKAIAGLASKKRKFFIYSPANVFERYRKKFNIGVSYEIIEDEEQASDKYNIHVCDLGKAGLTVGKPSEESGEISYRAIIGAVRAVKNNLCDAIVTAPISKEAFALAGIDYPGHTELLAHLTRAKNYSMVFLSREMICSLLTIHTPLRDVPGMINKRVLKNNIDILYRLLSVELGINNPRIAVLGLNPHAGENGLIGKEEKLVIKPLVDSYGFVQGPFPADAFFGSALYKKYDGIIGMYHDQVLIPFKMLYFERGVNYTANLPIVRTSPDHGVAFDIAGKGAANAGSMIEAILWAEKIVRNRKKNER; encoded by the coding sequence ATGTCAAAATTTGCAATCACCTGCGGAGATATAAACGGCATCGGGCCGGAAATAATTCTGAAAGCAATAGCCGGGCTGGCGTCGAAAAAGCGTAAATTCTTCATTTACAGTCCTGCGAATGTTTTTGAACGATATAGAAAAAAGTTTAACATCGGCGTCTCGTATGAAATAATCGAAGACGAAGAGCAGGCGAGCGATAAATATAATATACATGTTTGCGACCTGGGAAAAGCCGGGTTAACCGTGGGCAAACCTTCCGAAGAATCCGGGGAAATATCATATCGGGCTATCATCGGAGCCGTTCGGGCAGTCAAGAATAATTTGTGCGACGCAATAGTAACAGCGCCAATTTCAAAAGAGGCTTTTGCGCTTGCGGGAATCGATTACCCGGGGCACACGGAACTTCTGGCGCATTTAACGCGCGCCAAAAATTATTCGATGGTCTTCTTGTCGAGAGAAATGATCTGTTCTTTGTTGACCATTCACACGCCTCTTAGGGATGTGCCCGGAATGATTAATAAAAGAGTTTTAAAAAATAATATTGATATACTTTACCGTCTGCTTTCGGTAGAGTTGGGAATAAATAATCCAAGGATAGCCGTACTGGGTCTCAACCCCCACGCGGGCGAAAACGGTCTCATCGGTAAAGAAGAAAAATTGGTAATTAAACCTCTAGTCGATTCATACGGCTTTGTTCAAGGGCCATTCCCGGCGGACGCTTTTTTTGGCTCGGCGCTCTATAAAAAATACGACGGTATTATCGGCATGTATCACGATCAGGTATTGATTCCCTTTAAGATGCTCTATTTTGAGAGGGGAGTGAATTACACCGCCAATTTACCGATCGTCAGAACTTCTCCGGATCATGGCGTCGCATTCGATATCGCCGGCAAGGGAGCGGCGAATGCGGGAAGTATGATAGAGGCAATTTTATGGGCTGAAAAAATCGTACGGAACAGAAAAAAGAATGAACGATAA
- a CDS encoding GWxTD domain-containing protein yields MTRLALSLLLFISLFFITYRATAQSRSGVLIEKNLLPGADSNYLYLSVRIPYDRLIFLKKQNKYASGYTLTFELFQKDRVIERKTISEEVTAGSYEQTESKSSYSQSFTYFKIDKGEYYLIPSISFLNNNNSILLDTIFVRNASPVIIELNGNECLEEKNTYPLANYGNKIPFSSKDYGLIMPLSNDFTAENLRIKIEQNFNVISDTVIGNIENGTLSIKECGGNLYLLSDGDKGRYATVNSFSSRLYEGKAKLSVYKNDSLLYRTFIEISWIDKPYVLRDIKYAIDILEAVMGKDASAEIKKNSSGTLFNSLVDYWNKRFPSGKSVYNGLMHEFYRRADYAEENFSTMTNKKGALSDRGIIYIKYGKPDKIERDYSDSAVKEYWYYENIGKRFIFVDEKGLGNYRLEK; encoded by the coding sequence ATGACCAGGTTAGCTCTTTCTCTGCTTCTGTTTATTAGTTTATTCTTTATTACGTACCGGGCAACAGCTCAAAGCCGATCCGGCGTATTGATAGAAAAAAATCTATTGCCGGGCGCTGATTCGAATTATCTTTATCTCTCGGTAAGAATACCGTACGATCGTCTGATTTTTTTGAAAAAGCAAAATAAGTATGCGTCGGGTTACACATTAACGTTTGAGCTGTTTCAAAAAGACCGCGTTATTGAAAGAAAGACAATCAGCGAAGAAGTAACCGCCGGATCGTACGAACAAACAGAGAGCAAATCAAGTTATTCTCAATCTTTTACGTATTTCAAGATTGACAAAGGAGAATATTATTTAATACCTTCAATTTCATTTCTGAATAACAATAATTCGATTCTACTCGATACTATATTTGTACGTAACGCTTCGCCTGTAATCATTGAGTTAAACGGTAACGAATGCCTTGAAGAAAAAAATACGTATCCGCTCGCCAATTATGGGAATAAGATTCCGTTTTCTTCGAAGGATTATGGTTTGATAATGCCGTTGAGTAATGATTTTACGGCAGAAAATTTAAGAATCAAGATAGAACAAAATTTTAACGTTATATCCGATACTGTTATTGGCAATATTGAAAACGGTACGCTTTCAATTAAGGAATGCGGCGGCAATCTCTATCTGTTAAGCGACGGAGACAAGGGAAGGTATGCGACGGTCAACAGTTTCAGCAGCCGACTCTACGAAGGCAAAGCAAAATTAAGCGTGTATAAAAATGACTCGTTGCTCTACAGGACTTTCATTGAAATATCATGGATTGATAAGCCTTACGTATTGCGCGACATAAAATACGCTATTGATATCCTCGAAGCCGTAATGGGAAAGGATGCTTCGGCGGAAATAAAAAAGAATAGTTCCGGAACATTGTTCAACAGTCTTGTCGATTATTGGAATAAACGGTTCCCGTCGGGTAAATCAGTTTACAACGGTTTGATGCATGAATTTTACAGACGGGCAGATTATGCCGAAGAAAACTTTTCCACTATGACGAATAAAAAAGGAGCCCTTTCAGACCGAGGCATAATTTATATTAAATACGGGAAACCGGATAAAATCGAAAGAGATTATTCCGACAGCGCTGTAAAAGAATACTGGTATTATGAAAATATCGGAAAGCGGTTTATATTTGTCGACGAAAAGGGACTGGGCAATTACAGATTAGAGAAATAG